The following proteins are co-located in the Paludibaculum fermentans genome:
- a CDS encoding ArsR/SmtB family transcription factor has protein sequence MPNQQASQLDRVFHGLADPTRRAVLNRLSSGPAAVSELANPFRMSLPAFLQHLDVLEECGLVKSRKAGRVRTYQLTPQPLKAAEGWLEQQRSLWSRRLDQLDTYLSDLKEQQP, from the coding sequence GTGCCTAACCAACAGGCCTCTCAACTGGACCGCGTCTTTCACGGCCTGGCCGATCCAACCAGGCGCGCCGTACTCAACCGCCTGAGCAGCGGGCCCGCGGCGGTAAGCGAGCTCGCTAACCCTTTCCGCATGTCCCTACCCGCATTTCTGCAGCATCTCGATGTACTGGAGGAGTGCGGGCTGGTGAAATCTCGCAAAGCAGGGCGTGTTCGAACCTATCAGCTCACTCCGCAGCCTTTGAAAGCGGCGGAAGGCTGGCTCGAACAACAGCGCTCGCTATGGAGCCGCCGGCTGGATCAACTGGATACTTACCTTTCCGATCTAAAGGAGCAGCAACCATGA
- a CDS encoding SRPBCC family protein, with amino-acid sequence MTTAFVKTNPKLDLVLERLVDVPRELVWAAWTQPEHIKTWFTPAPWSTVDCEIDLRPGGIFRTVMRSPEGEETPHVGCYLEVVPNEKLVWTSALGPGYRPVLKSTGTGSCDELYFTAIITLEAQGNQTKYRVIAVHGDEAAAKQHEEMGFHEGWGATLDQLVALVKTL; translated from the coding sequence ATGACCACTGCATTCGTGAAGACAAACCCAAAGCTCGACCTGGTGCTGGAACGGCTGGTCGATGTGCCAAGGGAACTCGTCTGGGCCGCCTGGACGCAGCCCGAACACATCAAGACGTGGTTCACGCCCGCGCCGTGGAGCACCGTCGATTGCGAGATTGACCTGCGGCCCGGCGGCATCTTCCGGACCGTCATGCGCTCGCCCGAGGGCGAGGAGACGCCCCACGTTGGTTGTTATCTCGAGGTCGTACCCAACGAGAAGCTCGTCTGGACTTCGGCGCTTGGACCAGGCTACCGGCCGGTCCTCAAGTCCACCGGCACGGGCTCGTGCGACGAGCTGTACTTCACGGCCATCATCACGCTGGAAGCGCAGGGCAACCAGACGAAGTACAGAGTGATCGCGGTGCACGGTGACGAAGCGGCGGCGAAGCAGCACGAAGAGATGGGCTTCCACGAAGGCTGGGGCGCCACGCTGGATCAGCTCGTAGCCCTGGTCAAAACGCTGTAG
- a CDS encoding histidine-type phosphatase, whose protein sequence is MNKLTSLPMKYCPIPAIGLLLALSLSSGLALAQSRAEAVDDTQLKQVIIFGRHGVRTPVLPNAILNTYSSQPFPDFAVPGLAVLTPNGSKNETLLGAYFRLRLIQEGLLTGQDETDAASVYLRANATPLILGTAQAFAAGMLPAATVDIHSYAAPANDPLFNPLNAGVATLDYRKAVAAVNGRLGDNPQALATAYAPELALTRSLLFNYPVSQVPAPAAPAGKTDVTALPITVAVGTPALPVDLGGLTAVSYAIDPLLMQYADGLPAAQVGWGRMSAGDLLQTFRLYNQLLDLEFRTPYLAKIQSSNVASHVVRSMLQAATGSTMPGALGTPSTKVVVLVASNTNVTGLAGLLHLDWLLPGYQPDVCAPGGALVFELRQQLSTGEYIVRALYITQTMDQLRNLTVLTLDTPPAIAPVFIPGCSIRNSTFDCPLEKYVELSKQVIDPHSVDLIN, encoded by the coding sequence ATGAACAAGCTCACAAGTCTCCCAATGAAATATTGCCCGATTCCAGCCATTGGACTGCTTCTCGCCTTGTCGCTCTCCTCCGGACTCGCGCTGGCGCAGTCCCGCGCTGAGGCTGTCGACGATACCCAGCTCAAGCAAGTGATCATCTTTGGCCGTCACGGTGTACGGACACCCGTCCTGCCGAATGCCATTCTGAACACGTACTCCTCACAGCCCTTCCCGGACTTCGCCGTGCCCGGCCTGGCCGTCCTGACTCCGAACGGCAGCAAAAACGAAACGCTCCTCGGCGCCTACTTCCGCCTGCGGCTGATCCAGGAGGGACTCCTGACCGGCCAGGACGAAACCGACGCGGCGTCAGTCTACCTTCGCGCCAACGCAACGCCGCTGATTCTCGGTACCGCCCAGGCCTTCGCAGCCGGCATGCTCCCGGCGGCCACAGTCGACATCCACTCCTACGCCGCACCGGCCAACGATCCACTCTTCAACCCCCTGAACGCGGGCGTTGCCACGTTGGATTACCGCAAGGCGGTTGCCGCCGTGAACGGACGTCTCGGCGATAATCCTCAAGCGCTGGCCACCGCCTATGCACCCGAACTCGCCCTCACGCGCTCGCTCCTGTTCAACTACCCCGTCAGCCAGGTGCCGGCCCCTGCGGCTCCTGCAGGCAAGACAGACGTCACAGCCCTCCCCATTACCGTCGCGGTGGGCACCCCCGCTCTGCCCGTCGATCTGGGTGGATTGACCGCTGTCAGCTACGCCATCGATCCTCTGCTGATGCAGTACGCCGACGGCTTGCCCGCGGCCCAGGTCGGCTGGGGCCGGATGTCGGCGGGCGACCTCCTCCAGACCTTCCGCCTGTACAACCAGCTCCTCGACCTCGAATTCCGCACACCTTATCTGGCCAAGATCCAGAGCTCCAACGTCGCCTCCCACGTCGTCCGCTCGATGCTGCAGGCCGCCACCGGCAGCACGATGCCCGGCGCGCTGGGTACGCCCTCTACCAAAGTGGTTGTCCTGGTTGCTTCGAACACCAACGTCACAGGACTCGCAGGCCTGCTCCACCTCGACTGGCTTCTGCCCGGTTACCAGCCCGACGTGTGCGCGCCCGGCGGCGCCTTGGTCTTCGAACTCCGCCAACAGCTAAGCACCGGTGAGTACATCGTCCGGGCCCTCTACATCACGCAGACCATGGATCAACTGCGCAATCTCACAGTCCTGACGCTCGATACGCCGCCGGCCATCGCCCCCGTGTTTATCCCTGGCTGCAGCATTCGAAATTCGACCTTTGACTGCCCACTCGAGAAGTATGTAGAGCTGTCAAAACAAGTGATCGACCCGCACTCGGTCGATCTGATCAACTGA
- a CDS encoding sugar phosphate isomerase/epimerase family protein has protein sequence MREARQASWAGRFRAGNRGPSRRDFLNVAGGVAAGIACGPDRVLAAEPDFPRIGILIATTFTTGTLEERLDAVQASGLACVQMSMVCAGLPELPDEIPAEIPGRIRREAAARGIEIASATGTFNMCHPDVEQRRAGLRRLRVLAEACPRMGTSFIHICTGTRNPASMWRIHPDNGTPEAWRDMAACVREAADIARQAKVVLAFEPEMSNVVDSARKARRLLDEIGSPHLKVTIDPANLFHAGELPRMAEILDEAFSLVGKDMVLAHAKDIDRDGEAGHKPAGQGVLDYVRYLRLLRKYEFKGPLLLHGLSVEQVPGCLAFVRGRMALVPR, from the coding sequence ATGCGGGAAGCAAGACAAGCCAGTTGGGCAGGACGTTTTCGCGCTGGTAACCGCGGCCCTAGCCGGCGTGATTTCCTCAATGTAGCCGGTGGTGTCGCGGCCGGGATCGCCTGCGGACCGGACCGGGTGCTGGCCGCGGAGCCGGACTTCCCACGAATCGGCATCCTGATCGCCACCACCTTTACTACCGGCACTCTGGAAGAGCGGTTGGATGCGGTTCAGGCTTCCGGGCTCGCCTGCGTGCAGATGAGCATGGTCTGCGCCGGCCTGCCGGAGTTGCCGGATGAGATTCCCGCGGAGATACCCGGGCGGATCCGGCGGGAAGCGGCGGCGCGCGGGATCGAAATTGCGAGCGCGACCGGCACCTTTAATATGTGCCATCCGGATGTGGAACAGCGGCGGGCGGGGTTGCGGCGGCTGCGGGTCCTGGCGGAAGCCTGCCCGCGGATGGGTACATCCTTCATTCATATTTGCACCGGCACACGCAACCCGGCGAGCATGTGGAGGATTCATCCGGACAACGGTACACCCGAGGCTTGGCGGGACATGGCGGCCTGTGTGCGCGAGGCGGCCGACATCGCCAGGCAGGCAAAGGTGGTCTTGGCGTTCGAGCCCGAGATGAGCAACGTCGTCGATTCCGCACGGAAGGCCCGCCGGCTGCTGGATGAGATCGGCTCGCCGCACCTGAAAGTCACGATCGATCCGGCGAATCTCTTTCATGCGGGGGAACTGCCTCGCATGGCGGAGATCCTCGACGAGGCGTTCTCGCTCGTAGGCAAGGATATGGTGCTGGCGCACGCCAAGGACATCGACCGCGACGGAGAGGCGGGACACAAGCCCGCGGGCCAGGGCGTGCTCGACTACGTCCGGTATCTGCGGCTGCTCCGCAAGTATGAGTTCAAAGGGCCGCTCCTGCTACATGGGTTGAGCGTGGAGCAGGTGCCCGGCTGTCTTGCATTCGTTCGCGGGAGGATGGCTTTAGTGCCGCGATGA
- a CDS encoding IclR family transcriptional regulator has protein sequence MAAIRPAGAESDPHYIELVGKVIQVLETLRDEPRGITLRDLSERTGQIKSSVHRIVSSLKRHGYAEQEISGGPYRLGLQAVTLARGAVDGISLLRVSKPMLRELADRFNESVYLAVVDGPRAIFVDVQESRRDLMLVGPLGAEVHFNATAAGKVIAAFSAPEAAGEILRRLQLKQLTERTLTDPAAVEREWSKVRRAGYARNDEETIVGAIFLAAPVFDATNTVCGSVSIGVPKARYQPALGESIAVALKETAERLSRALDAAGYHHARRR, from the coding sequence ATGGCTGCGATACGACCCGCCGGCGCCGAGTCCGACCCTCACTACATCGAACTGGTCGGCAAAGTCATCCAGGTGCTCGAGACCCTCCGTGATGAGCCGCGCGGCATCACCCTGCGCGATCTGTCTGAACGCACCGGGCAGATCAAGAGTTCCGTCCATCGCATTGTCAGCAGCCTCAAGCGCCACGGCTACGCGGAACAGGAGATCTCCGGCGGTCCCTACCGCCTCGGCTTGCAGGCAGTGACCCTCGCACGCGGAGCCGTCGACGGCATCAGCCTCCTGCGCGTCTCCAAACCGATGCTCCGCGAGTTGGCCGATCGTTTCAACGAGAGCGTCTATCTGGCCGTGGTCGACGGTCCCCGCGCCATCTTCGTCGACGTCCAGGAGTCGCGCCGCGATCTCATGCTCGTCGGGCCGCTCGGCGCCGAAGTCCACTTCAATGCCACCGCCGCCGGCAAGGTGATCGCCGCTTTCTCCGCGCCGGAAGCGGCCGGCGAAATCCTGCGGCGGCTGCAACTGAAGCAGTTGACCGAAAGGACGCTCACTGACCCGGCCGCCGTGGAACGCGAATGGTCCAAGGTCCGCCGCGCCGGCTACGCTCGTAACGATGAGGAGACCATCGTAGGCGCCATCTTCCTGGCCGCGCCTGTCTTCGACGCCACCAACACAGTGTGCGGCAGCGTCAGCATCGGCGTGCCCAAAGCACGCTACCAGCCCGCTCTCGGCGAATCCATTGCCGTAGCTCTCAAGGAAACCGCCGAGCGGCTGTCCCGTGCCCTCGACGCGGCAGGATACCATCATGCCCGGCGGCGCTGA
- a CDS encoding GNAT family N-acetyltransferase — MPGGADSITIRRLLPGDIPTGLRLCRASRWNQVERDWAHFLQLSPQGCLGAQVDDRIVGTVATVRYEPDMAWIGMVLVDPSARGRGIGTVLLNESLELLRDVPSVWLDATAAGYGLYKNRGFEEDSRLVRMECLAPPLSAIDQALLPLTSPGAIGELDRSIFGAARRFHLAWLIEGCPECAWTLPGNSGYVMARHGEHFLQIGPVVAPDPPAAELLVKAALRHAQGRPVVIDATLHDPAWRQRLEALGFLEQRDFVRMRKGPAGSKLPHPWEYAIVGPEFG, encoded by the coding sequence ATGCCCGGCGGCGCTGACTCCATCACAATTCGACGCCTGTTGCCCGGCGACATCCCCACCGGGCTGCGCCTGTGCCGGGCCAGCCGCTGGAATCAGGTGGAGCGCGATTGGGCGCACTTCCTTCAACTCAGCCCCCAGGGCTGCCTCGGCGCGCAGGTGGACGATCGCATCGTCGGCACAGTGGCCACGGTTCGCTATGAACCGGACATGGCCTGGATCGGCATGGTCCTCGTCGATCCCTCCGCACGCGGCCGCGGCATCGGCACGGTCCTGCTCAACGAGTCTCTGGAACTGTTGCGGGACGTCCCCTCCGTGTGGCTGGACGCCACGGCGGCCGGCTACGGCTTGTACAAGAACCGCGGGTTTGAGGAGGACTCGCGCCTGGTGCGCATGGAGTGCCTGGCGCCGCCACTCTCCGCCATCGACCAGGCGCTACTGCCCTTGACCTCACCCGGCGCGATCGGGGAACTGGACCGCTCCATCTTTGGCGCGGCCCGCCGGTTCCATCTCGCGTGGCTGATCGAAGGCTGTCCCGAATGCGCCTGGACCTTGCCGGGCAACAGCGGCTACGTCATGGCCCGCCACGGTGAGCACTTCCTTCAGATTGGGCCCGTGGTGGCGCCCGATCCCCCTGCCGCGGAACTTCTCGTGAAGGCGGCACTGCGCCACGCCCAGGGAAGGCCGGTCGTCATCGACGCCACGTTGCACGATCCCGCGTGGCGCCAACGCCTCGAAGCCCTCGGCTTTCTCGAACAAAGGGACTTTGTCAGGATGAGGAAAGGACCGGCCGGCAGCAAGCTGCCGCATCCCTGGGAGTACGCGATCGTTGGGCCGGAATTCGGATAA